From a single Deltaproteobacteria bacterium genomic region:
- a CDS encoding efflux RND transporter periplasmic adaptor subunit — protein sequence MRRLKNLLSTIIVASFAFILIFASCKGDKGEETSVQVIRPVKTMTLGGEQGIGRSFPGKVQASQRVNLSFRVQGPLVEFPVNEGDEVNKGDLLARLDQRDYRIAYDEAYAQYIEAVADYNRYEDLYERNAVPVADLDVRRAKRDTAKARLDYARANLDYTYLRAPFDGFIGAKYVENFQEVRPFDNILSLQDITEVEIVIDLPENVIARSRDRSEMLKLYATFQSAPGEEFPLEVKEVSAQADPQTQTYRATLSMDQPEGIVVLPGMTAQVHYRGRIEQNDDGSYFVIPAIAVIPGTGTDQYVWVVDQNNQTVHKRKVTVGAVTGEKDIEILSGLKTGDMVVIAGITQLQEGMEVTLLD from the coding sequence ATGAGAAGATTAAAAAACCTTTTATCAACGATAATCGTCGCTTCATTCGCCTTCATACTCATCTTCGCTTCGTGCAAGGGGGATAAAGGCGAGGAAACCTCGGTGCAGGTAATTAGACCCGTAAAGACGATGACTCTCGGGGGAGAGCAGGGAATCGGGAGGAGCTTTCCGGGAAAAGTGCAGGCGTCACAAAGGGTAAATTTATCGTTCCGGGTCCAGGGGCCTCTCGTCGAGTTTCCGGTGAACGAGGGAGACGAGGTAAATAAAGGGGATCTCCTCGCGAGGCTCGACCAGAGGGATTACAGGATCGCGTACGACGAGGCTTACGCTCAATACATCGAAGCGGTCGCGGATTACAACAGGTACGAGGACCTGTACGAGAGAAACGCGGTTCCGGTAGCCGATCTGGATGTAAGAAGGGCGAAACGCGACACCGCGAAGGCGCGGCTGGATTACGCCAGGGCGAACCTCGATTATACGTACCTAAGAGCCCCGTTCGACGGCTTTATAGGCGCCAAATACGTCGAGAATTTCCAGGAAGTGAGGCCCTTTGACAATATATTGAGCCTCCAGGACATAACGGAGGTTGAGATCGTAATCGACCTTCCCGAAAATGTGATCGCGAGATCGAGAGACAGGAGCGAGATGCTGAAGCTTTACGCTACGTTCCAGTCGGCGCCCGGAGAGGAGTTCCCGCTCGAGGTTAAAGAGGTGAGCGCGCAGGCCGATCCTCAAACGCAGACCTACCGCGCTACACTGAGCATGGATCAGCCCGAGGGGATTGTGGTTCTTCCGGGCATGACCGCTCAGGTGCATTACCGGGGGAGGATAGAGCAAAATGACGACGGGAGTTACTTCGTCATTCCCGCAATCGCCGTAATACCCGGAACCGGAACCGACCAGTACGTATGGGTCGTAGATCAGAACAATCAAACGGTTCATAAAAGGAAAGTAACGGTCGGCGCGGTTACGGGCGAAAAAGACATTGAAATACTAAGCGGTCTCAAAACCGGCGATATGGTCGTCATAGCCGGCATAACTCAGCTTCAGGAGGGGATGGAAGTCACGCTGCTCGATTGA